The Dermacentor silvarum isolate Dsil-2018 chromosome 3, BIME_Dsil_1.4, whole genome shotgun sequence region CCAGTGACTGATGAATCTGCAGAGGCGCAGACCATTGTGACGCATCGGGGTGCTTTTCGCGTTCGACGATTACTATTCGGTGTCAGCGTCACACCTGGCATCTTCCAGAGTTTAATGGAGAACCTACTGCGCAGACTACCAGGCGTCATTCCATATTTTCATGATGTCCTTATTTCAGGTGCATCACACCAGGAATTGCTTAGTCGCCTTCGAGAGCTCCTTCAGCGGTTCCAGGATGCAGGGCTTAAGGTCAAGGAGGAGAAATGCCAGCTAGGAGTGACTCAAGTGGAATTTTTGAGTTTCCGAGTCGATGCTGAAGGAATCCACCCCACACTGGCCAAGACGCAAGCCATCCTTAATGCACCCCGGCCATTGAACAGAGCCTAGCTACAGGCCTTCCTGGGTCTTCTCAATTTCTATCATGCATTCCTTCCACACAAGGCCACTATCGCTGAACCCCTGCACCGTTTGTTGGACAAGAAGGTTCCCTGGCTGTGGGGAAACCTACAACAAACTGCGTTCGACAATGTGATGAAGCTACTGACATCCAAACAGGTGCTGACACACTTCAACAAGAAGAAGCCGGTAATCCTTGCCTGCGATGCGTCCCCGTATGGAATAGGAGCGGTGTTGAGTCACAGAATGCCAGATGACACAGAAGCACCAATTGGTTTTTATTCAAGAACcttgtcacctatggagcggaaTTACGCTCAGATTGATAAGGAGGCACTCGCTGTGGTTGCCGGATAAAGAAGTTCCATGACTACGTATTCGGCCGCCCATTTCAGATCCATACAGACCACAAGCCGCTCCTGGGGCTCTTCACATAAGACCGGCAAACGTCACAGATGCTTTCACCGCGAATATTGCGTTGGTCCATTTTTCTGAATAGATACCAGCATACTCTCCACCACTGACCAGGAAAACAGTTAGGCCACGCAGATGGTCTCAGCAGACGGCCCCAAGCGGACCAGTGTCAGGATGACCCTTCGCCAGCAGAGGTCGTGATGCTTCTGGACGTACTTCCAGAATCTCCAGTCCATGCAGACGATGTGGCGAAGTACTCCGCCAAGGACGCTATCCTCTCCCGCGTCCTCAACTGGGTGTGGAAGGGGTGGCCAAGGTGCGCTCCGAGTTCCGAATTCACACCATTCGTGTCCAGGCAACATGAGCTGTCTGCCCACAAGGGATGCTTACTGTGGGGTGACCGTGTGGTGATTCCACAGAAGCTTCGTTTCCGGGTCCTCAAAGCTCTGCATGTCGGACACCCCAGTATCGTCAGAATGAAAGCACTTGCCCGCAGTTATGTATGGTGGCCCGGCATGGATGCGGCCATTGAGGAATGGGTCCGGCGATGCCTTCCTTGCCAGGAAACATGGCCCGAGATGCCTCGGGCACCTGTGCACCCATGGGAGACGACCCGGACTCCATGGTCACGCCTGCACATTGATTTCGCTGGTCCATTCCACGGACAGAGCTTCTTGATTGTGGTGGATTCTTATTCCAAATGGCTGGAGGTCATACCAATGTCGTCAATGACATCGAGTGCTCTAATCACTACCTTACGAAGATTGTTCGGAACTCATGGCCTGCCAGATACCCTTGTCTCAGACAATGGCCCGCAATTCACATCCACAGAATTTCGAGGTTTCCTGGATGCAAACCTCATCCGCCAAGTGACATCTGCACCGTTTCATCCATCCACAAACGGGCAGTCTGAAAGGATGGTACGGACCACCAAAGAGGCATTATCTCGGATAATCCGAGGAAGCTGGGCACAGCGCCTGGAAGACTTCACTCTACAGCAGCATGTAACTCCGCACACAGTCACAGGACGCTCCCCATGCGAGTTACTGATCGGCCGCAGACTGTCTACCATGCTGGACCGGCTGCACCCAGACCGGGTCCCTGACAAGTCATCCCGATTGGCAGAAGCTCTGCCTACACCACGCACATTCCAGCCCGACGACCCTGTATTTGTACGCAACTACAGCCAGGGCCCACCATGGGTACCTGCTGTGATTTCCAGAGCAACTGGCCCGATCTCTTATGAGGTGGTTTTTCCAGACAGCCGGACGTGTCGCCGGCACGTGGACCAGCTTCGTCGTCGGAGCAGCAGTCCCATGAGGTTAGCCGAAACCGTACCTGAAGGAGGACAGCCTGAGGTCCGGCCTGCGTCAAGCCCTTCACCTGTCGGAGTGAGCTGCAGCAAGACACCAGATCCCAGTGAAACCGAGGAGCAACTAAGAGTCATGCTACCATCTGAGGAGCAACGAAGTGTCATGCTACCTTCGGACGACACAGCAGTACCTCAGCCAGCAACAGCAGAGCAAAGTGTAGAATTGCCGGGGCCACGCCGTTCGCAGCGTTCCTGTAAGACACCTCAACATCTTCGGGACTTTGTGCTGGCATTGGCTGACTGTTGAGTCCGAACTAAGGGGGAAGGAGTGTTGTGTACTGATTCTGGACGCAGAGTTCCGCGGATGACGGATTTTCGTCAGTCAGCCCTGGTGTTGAAGAGCGCCCTCTTCCGGCCccaagagtatatatatatatgccagttgTAATCAAGATCCCCTGTTCTGTGTTGTTTCGTGACGGCAATAAAGAGCTATTGCCGATACCGCCTTGTACCGATGTGACTCACGCCGCAGCATAACAGATAgctcctctcgattgatcgtgagatttggcaccggtgtcacgcctcttttgtttgagaagagtatgcatgtacttttctgtgcgtttattttgaacccatttacatccgcccatttagacaatttgtgtaatccaagctgcacctgtcattcacagatagcgatgttacatgatttgaaacctatctgtacatcatcgacatacacagaataaaacatgctgcatggaatgactgtatgcagggagttcatttttacaataaagaatgtgcaactaagtacacccccttgcggcatgCCAGCctcttgggtgaatgttctagattaaacattgcccactcttacgcgaaacgtgcagTTAGACAAGTAggtttcgactgtgtttaacatatttccgcggaccgccatcgcagaaagatctcgcagaatcccgaagcgccatgtcgtgtcgtacgctttctctaaatctataaatcgctttctctaaatctataaatacagaaagtaaaaactgtttatgaataaacccatctctgatgtttgcctcgatgggAACAAGATgatctattgtcgacctaccttctcggaagccacactggaaggggtctagtattttgttattttctaggaaactgattaaacgccagtttatcatttcttcatacagcttgcacaggcaggtTGTTAGagatattggcctgtagctgctggctaaggacgggtctatGCCTTGattaagtatcgggatgactatggcttctttccatgaggacgggatacacccagccgcccacatggcattataaagagataagagtgttttcaatgtttcagggtgtaggtatctaaccatttcatacataatacgatcgccacctggcgccgaattgTTGAAACgtgtgagagatgctttaagttctaagctaaatggtcgattgtaagcctcactcgaagaacctttgcggttaaggggctgccgctcttcgcgttctttgaacttcaggaaagtttctgtataatgcgatttacttgatacatattcaaagtgttcacctagacaatccgcctggtctttcaggctatcaccttggctacttactaagggtagaggatgtgactcccagCCTATTAGTTTtctcaaggtgtttattgacaggattgagaggtcgaacttgGTGCAGCAGCCAGCACCCTgtgagcagtcaggacaagccccgtgcgtaaaagtgctggtgatgcgcctgactgaccggcacttcttcatcgtatttcatacaccggagatgctactggctaaccggcacttcttcgttactTTTGTCCCCCAGAGAAAAATACGCCATCCTGGAGATCTAAGCATatggtaacatagagggatcgtagaagggcttgagccgatctacgtgaacagttTCGCGACCACGACGGCGCTGATCACaagacggtgacacaggctcgacgacataattcacgggggaagtttgtgcaattacacggtaaggtccatgatatcttgggagcagcttagaagaaaggccgggagcgaaaggtggaacccacagccaaaccaatgaaTCGGAAAGGAAGCTTGGGGggtcagagccaccacgacgaagcttctgttgtgtctgatctgcggtggtaagccaacgggcgagttgtctgcattcttcagcatgctgcacagcttgagatacaggaacacattccgatgaatcaggctggtagagtagcatggtatcgatggtgcagggaggttcacggccgtacagtaagaaaaacggagaaaaaccagtggtagcttgagtggtaGTATTATAGGCTAACGTGACGAAcagaagcacagcgtcccagttggaatggtcggatgcgacgtacatggcgagcatcaccgatgccgacgctctctccggtatattggcgagcgggagagagcgtcggcatcagtgtgcttgcgtccagagcggtacacaacccggatgtcgtacttttgcaaacggagtgcccagcgtgcgaggcggccagaggggtcgttcaatgaggagagccagcacagcgcatggtggtctgttactacatcaaattggcggccgtataaataaggtcaaaatttcgtaagggcccagagtatggctaaacactccttttctgtaacagagtagtttagctccgactttgtcagcgtgcggctagcataagcaatgaCGGATTCCtcaagaccacttttgcgttgggcaagaaccacCCCatggccgactccactagcatctgtatggacttcagttggagcatcggggtcaaaatgccgcagaatcggaggagaggtgagcagatggcgaagggtcgtgaatgCGTCATAGCATGCTTTCGACCAAGCGGATAGGGCGTTgtcctccagccagcagttgagtcaaaggggcgattatcatggcgaagttcctcacaaagcggcgaaaatagaggccgacgaaactgcatagtgtcttcagattagtgggcttggggaactcggcaactgcacggagttttgcaggatccggaagcaggccttctttggatacgacgtggcctaagatggtaagcttacgagcagcaaagaagcatttttttgatgttaagttgcaggccagccttagtcagacagcttaatagctctcttagtcgttggaggtgagtcgagaaatcaggtgagaagacaacgacatcatctaggtagcacaaacacgtgtgccacttgagaccgcgcaagatactgtccatcatacgctcgaacgtagcgggcgcattacataggccgaatggcatgacattaaattcgtataatccgtccggtgtaacgaaggcggttttggagcagtcagcctctgccatggggacttgctaatatccagaccgcaaatccaaagaggaaaagaactcggcaccttgcaaacagtcgagagcatcgtctatgtgcggtaggggatatacgtctttgcgcgtaattttgttaagacgtctgtaatcaacgcagaagcgaatagaaccatctttcttttttacgaggacaataggcgatgcccacgggctatgggacggctgaatcatgccacgccgaagcatatcgctcacttgttcgtcgatgacgcggcgttcagaagctgagacatggtaaggattctgccggagtggggcgtgcgaaccggtatcgatgctgtgcgacactgtggcGGTGCAgccgagagaatgttgatggcagtaaaaggaggcggtaaattcgcgtagcagggtgacaagttgcgcgcgttgtgtggttgtcaaatcaccggagattgacggatggaagcactccaacggcggtcgagtcgcattgtcgagcgcggtgagggatgtcgaatgtgcggcgtcgggagcatcgaagagcat contains the following coding sequences:
- the LOC125943731 gene encoding uncharacterized protein K02A2.6-like, which gives rise to MLLDVLPESPVHADDVAKYSAKDAILSRVLNWVWKGWPRCAPSSEFTPFVSRQHELSAHKGCLLWGDRVVIPQKLRFRVLKALHVGHPSIVRMKALARSYVWWPGMDAAIEEWVRRCLPCQETWPEMPRAPVHPWETTRTPWSRLHIDFAGPFHGQSFLIVVDSYSKWLEVIPMSSMTSSALITTLRRLFGTHGLPDTLVSDNGPQFTSTEFRGFLDANLIRQVTSAPFHPSTNGQSERMVRTTKEALSRIIRGSWAQRLEDFTLQQHVTPHTVTGRSPCELLIGRRLSTMLDRLHPDRVPDKSSRLAEALPTPRTFQPDDPVFVRNYSQGPPWVPAVISRATGPISYEVVFPDSRTCRRHVDQLRRRSSSPMRLAETVPEGGQPEVRPASSPSPVGVSCSKTPDPSETEEQLRVMLPSEEQRSVMLPSDDTAVPQPATAEQSVELPGPRRSQRSCKTPQHLRDFVLALADC